A single region of the Rattus rattus isolate New Zealand chromosome 8, Rrattus_CSIRO_v1, whole genome shotgun sequence genome encodes:
- the Nlrx1 gene encoding NLR family member X1, protein MRWGCHLPRTSWGSGQGRTAPLPDELRIQSSWPFKGVHHPLRPPRAFLRHHGNSADSAPPPGRHGQLFRSISATEAIQRHRRNLTEWFSRLPREERQFGPTFALDTVHVDPVIRESTPDDLLRPSTELATGHQRTQAELPPLALSQLFDPDACGRRVQTVVLYGTVGTGKSTLVRKMVLDWCYGRLPAFELLIPFSCEDLSSLGSTPASLCQLVTQRYTPLKEVLPLMNAAGSRLLFVLHGLERLNLDFRMAGTGLCSDPEEPGAPAAIMVNLLRKYMLPEASILVTTRPSTIGRIPSKYVGRYGEICGFSDTNLQKLYFQLRLNQPDCGYGAGGAGVSVTPAQRDNLIQMLSRNLEGHHQIAAACFLPSYCWLVCATLHFLHAPTPAGQTLTSIYTSFLRLNFNGETLDSTDPSNLSLMSYAARTMGKLAYEGVSSRKTYFSEEDVRGCLEAGIKTEEEFQLLQIFRRDALRFFLAPCVEPGHLGTFVFTVPAMQEYLAALYIVLGLRKTALQRVGKEVFEFVGRVGEDVSLVLGIVAKLLPLRILPLLFNLLKVVPRVFGRMVSKSREAVAQAMVLEMFREEDYYNDDVLDQMGASILGVEGPRRHPDEPPEDEVFELFPMFMSGLLSAHNRAVLAQLGCPIKNLDALENAQAIKKKLGKMGRQVLPPSELLDHLFFHYEFQNQRFSAEVLGSLRQLNLAGVRMTPLKCTVVASVLGSGRHPLDEVNLASCQLDPAGLHTLMPVLLRARKLGLQLNNLGPEACRDLRDLLLHDQCQITTLRLSNNPLTAAGVGVLMDGLAGNTSVTHLSLLHTDLGDEGLELLAAQLDRNKQLQELNVAYNGAGDTVALALAKAARKHPSLELLHLYFNELSSEGRQVLRDLGGSGEGGARVVASLTEGTAVSEYWSVILSEVQRNLNSWDPVRVQSHLKLLLRDLEDSRGATLNPWRKAQLLRVESEVKTLLEQLGGSGH, encoded by the exons ATGAGGTGGGGCTGCCATTTGCCCAGGACCTCTTGGGGCTCTGGCCAGGGAAGAACAGCCCCGCTCCCAG ATGAGCTCCGGATCCAGTCGAGCTGGCCCTTTAAAGGGGTGCATCATCCCCTTAGGCCCCCTAG GGCCTTTCTCCGTCACCATGGAAACTCGGCAGACAGTGCTCCCCCACCAGGGAGGCATGGGCAGCTGTTCAGGAGCATCTCTGCCACTG AAGCTATCCAAAGGCATCGTCGGAACCTCACTGAGTGGTTTAGCCGGCTGCCCAGAGAGGAGCGCCAGTTTGGACCAACCTTTGCTCTAGACACAGTTCACGTTGACCCCGTGATCCGAGAGAGCACCCCAGATGACCTGCTTCGTCCATCCACGGAGCTGGCCACAGGGCATCAGCGAACCCAGGCAGAGCTCCCCCCACTGGCCCTGTCTCAGCTCTTTGACCCAGATGCCTGTGGGCGCCGCGTGCAGACAGTGGTATTGTATGGGACCGTGGGTACTGGCAAGAGCACATTGGTGCGCAAGATGGTCTTAGACTGGTGTTATGGGAGACTGCCTGCTTTTGAGCTGCTCATCCCCTTCTCCTGTGAGGACCTGTCATCCCTGGGCTCCACCCCAGCTTCCTTGTGCCAACTTGTGACCCAGCGTTACACACCCCTGAAGGAGGTGTTGCCCCTGATGAATGCTGCCGGATCCCGCCTGCTCTTTGTGCTCCATGGCTTGGAACGCCTCAACCTTGACTTCCGGATGGCAGGCACAGGGCTTTGCAGTGACCCAGAGGAACCTGGGGCACCAGCTGCCATCATGGTCAACCTGCTGCGCAAATACATGCTTCCTGAG GCCAGCATTCTGGTAACCACCCGGCCCTCCACCATTGGCCGTATCCCTAGCAAGTACGTGGGCCGCTATGGTGAAATCTGTGGCTTCTCGGATACCAACCTGCAGAAGCTCTACTTCCAGCTCCGCCTTAACCAGCCTGACTGTGGGTATGGTGCTGGGGGTGCAGGTGTCTCAGTTACACCAGCTCAGCGGGACAATCTCATTCAAATGCTGTCCCGAAACCTGGAGGGGCACCACCAGATCGCCGCTGCCTGCTTTCTGCCCTCCTACTGCTGGCTTGTCTGTGCTACCTTGCACTTCCTGCATGCTCCCACACCTGCTGGTCAGACTCTCACAAGCATCTATACCAGCTTTCTACGTCTGAACTTCAATGGGGAAACACTGGACAGCACCGACCCCTCCAACTTATCCCTGATGTCCTATGCAGCCCGGACTATGGGTAAGTTGGCCTATGAGGGGGTGTCATCCCGAAAGACCTACTTCTCTGAAGAGGATGTCCGTGGCTGCCTGGAAGCTGGCATCAAGACAGAGGAGGAGTTTCAGCTGCTCCAGATCTTCCGCCGGGATGCCCTGAGGTTTTTCCTGGCCCCGTGTGTGGAACCAGGGCACCTGGGTACCTTCGTATTCACCGTACCCGCCATGCAGGAGTATCTGGCTGCCCTCTACATCGTGCTTGGTTTGCGCAAGACAGCCCTGCAGCGGGTGGGCAAAGAAGTGTTTGAATTTGTGGGCCGTGTTGGGGAAGATGTCAGCCTGGTATTGGGCATTGTGGCCAAACTGTTGCCCCTGCGGATTCTGCCTCTGCTATTCAACTTGCTTAAG GTGGTTCCACGAGTGTTTGGGCGCATGGTGAGTAAGAGTCGCGAGGCGGTGGCTCaggccatggtgctggagatgttCCGGGAGGAAGACTATTACAATGACGATGTTCTGGATCAGATGGGTGCCAGCATCCTGGGTGTGGAGGGCCCCCGGCGCCACCCAGATGAACCCCCTGAGGATGAAGTCTTTGAGCTCTTCCCCATGTTCATGAGTGGACTTCTCTCTGCCCACAATCGGGCGGTGTTGGCTCAGCTTGGCTGTCCCATTAAGAACCTGGATGCCCTGGAGAATGCCCAGGCGATCAAGAAGAAACTGGGGAAGATGGGTCGGCAGGTACTGCCCCCCTCGGAGCTTCTTGACCACCTCTTCTTTCACTATGAGTTCCAGAACCAGCGCTTCTCAGCTGAGGTGCTGGGCTCCCTACGACAGCTCAATTTAGCAGGTGTGCGAATGACACCCCTCAAGTGCACGGTGGTAGCGTCTGTACTGGGAAGTGGACGGCACCCCCTGGATGAGGTGAACTTGGCCTCCTGCCAGCTGGACCCCGCTGGACTACACACTCTCATGCCTGTTCTCCTGCGGGCCCGGAAACTGGG GTTGCAACTCAACAATCTGGGCCCTGAGGCCTGCAGAGACCTCCGAGACCTGCTGTTACATGACCAATGCCAGATCACCACTCTCCG GCTGTCCAACAAcccactgacagcagcagggGTGGGCGTGCTGATGGACGGGCTGGCAGGAAACACTTCGGTGACACACCTGTCCCTGCTGCACACTGACCTTGGAGATGAGGGACTGGAGTTGCTGGCTGCCCAGCTGGACCGCAACAAACAACTACAGGAACTGAACGTGGCCTACAATGGTGCTGGGGACACGGTGGCTCTGGCCTTGGCTAAGGCTGCTCGGAAGCACCCGTCCCTGGAGCTGCTGCA CCTCTACTTCAATGAGCTGAGTTCAGAGGGTCGCCAGGTCCTGAGGGATTTGGGTGGCTCTGGCGAAGGTGGTGCCCGGGTTGTAGCCTCGCTGACAGAGGGGACAGCGGTGTCTGAGTACTGGTCAGTGATCCTTAGTGAAGTCCAACGCAACCTCAACAGCTGGGACCCTGTCCGGGTCCAGAGCCATCTCAAGCTGCTGCTCCGAGACTTGGAGGACAGCAGAGGCGCCACCCTTAATCCTTGGCGCAAGGCTCAGCTTCTGCGTGTGGAGAGCGAGGTCAAGACTCTTCTGGAGCAGCTGGGAGGCTCTGGACACTGA